One part of the Ursus arctos isolate Adak ecotype North America unplaced genomic scaffold, UrsArc2.0 scaffold_14, whole genome shotgun sequence genome encodes these proteins:
- the USP19 gene encoding ubiquitin carboxyl-terminal hydrolase 19 isoform X1: protein MSGGASATGPRRGPPGLEEATSKKKQKDRANQESKDGDPRRGSASSREEQAKEELLLDWRQSADEVIVKLRVGAGPLRLEEVDAAFTDTDCVVRLPGGRQWGGVFYAEIESSCTKVQARKGGLLQLALPKKVPLLTWPSLLKKPLGTQEAVPGLRCQENGQEPSPIALEPGPEPRRAKQEARNQKRAQGRGEVGAGAGPGAQAGPSAKRAVHLRRGPEGEGSRDGPGPRGDAPPFLAEAATQAEAEEQLRVPPLNPQTCLLGSEENLALLAGEKTVSARSDPVSPAMARSRDPEKGDRSKEEMAVAADAITLVDGKEPESMVNLAFVKNDSYEKGPDSVVVHVYVKEIRRDTSRVLFREQDFTLIFQTRDGNFLRLHPGCGPHTIFRWQVKLRNLIEPEQCTFCFTASRIDICLRKRQSQRWGGLEAPAARGAVGGAKVAVPTGPTPLDSTPPGGAPHPLTGQEEARAVEKEKPKARSEDTGLDGVAARTPMEHVAPKPEPHLASPKPTCMVPPMPHSPVSGDSVEEEEEEEKKVCLPGFTGLVNLGNTCFMNSVIQSLSNTRELRDFFHDRSFEAEINYNNPLGTGGRLAIGFAVLLRALWKGTHHAFQPSKLKAIVASKASQFTGYAQHDAQEFMAFLLDGLHEDLNRIQNKPYTETVDSDGRPDEVVAEEAWQRHKMRNDSFIVDLFQGQYKSKLVCPVCAKVSITFDPFLYLPVPLPQKQKVLPVFYFAREPHSKPIKFLVSISKENSSASEVLESLSQSVHVKPENLRLAEVIKNRFHRVFLPSHSLDTVSPSDTLLCFELLSPELAKERVVVLEVQQRPQVPSVPISKCAACQRKQQSEDEKLKRCTRCYRVGYCNQLCQKTHWPDHKGLCRPENIGYPFLVSVPASRLTYARLAQLLEGYARYSVSVFQPPFQPGRMALESQGPSCTTLLSTSSLEAGDSERDSIQPPELQLVTPVAEGDAGVPRAWAAPDRGPVASTSGVSSEMLAGGPVEVGSLPAGERVSRPEAAVPGYQHPSEAMNAHTPQFFIYKIDASNREQRLEDKGDTPLELGEDCSLALVWRNNERLQEFVLVASKELECAEDPGSAGEAARAGHFTLDQCLNLFTRPEVLAPEEAWYCPQCKQHREASKQLLLWRLPNILIVQLKRFSFRSFIWRDKINDLVEFPVRNLDLSKFCIGQKEEQLPSYDLYAVINHYGGMIGGHYTACARLPNDRSSQRSDVGWRLFDDSTVTTVDESQVVTRYAYVLFYRRRNSPVERPPRAGHSEHHPDLGPAAEAAASQASRIWQELEAEEEPVPEGPVPLGPWGPQDWVGPPPRGPTTPDEGCLRYFVLGTVAALVALVLNVFYPLVSQSRWR from the exons ATGTCTGGCGGGGCCAGCGCCACGGGCCCAAGGAGAGGTCCCCCAGGATTGGAGGAGGCCACCAGTAAGAAGAAGCAGAAGGATCGAGCAAACCAGGAGAGCAAGGATGGAGATCCTAGAAGAG GGTCAGCGTCCTCTCGGGAGGAGCAGGCCAAAGAGG AGTTGTTGCTTGATTGGAGGCAGAGTGCAGATGAGGTGATTGTCAAGCTGCGTGTGGGAGCAGGTCCCCTGCGCCTAGAGGAAGTGGATGCTGCTTTCACGGACACAGACTGCGTGGTGCGGCTTCCAG GTGGTCGGCAGTGGGGTGGTGTTTTCTATGCCGAAATAGAAAGTTCTTGCACCAAAGTACAAGCCCGTAAAGGTGGCCTCCTGCAGCTGGCACTGCCCAAGAAGGTGCCTCTGCTCACGTGGCCCTCTCTTCTG AAGAAACCTCTAGGAACCCAGGAGGCGGTGCCAGGGCTGCGGTgccaggagaatgggcaggagcCATCTCCCATTGCCCTGGAGCCAGGCCCTGAGCCCCGTCGGGCTAAACAGGAGGCCCGGAACCAGAAGCGGGCCCAGGGCCGTGGTGAGGTAGGCGCAGGGGCTGGCCCCGGGGCCCAGGCAGGGCCCAGCGCCAAGAGGGCTGTGCATCTCCGCAGAGGGCCAGAGGGGGAAGGGTCCAGAGATGGGCCTGGACCCCGGGGTGATGCCCCCCCCTTCTTGGCTGAGGCAGCCACCCAG GCTGAAGCTGAGGAACAGCTCCGGGTACCACCGCTGAACCCCCAGACCTGCCTCTTGGGCTCAGAGGAGAATCTAGCACTCTTGGCAGGAGAGAAGACCGTGTCCGCCAGGAGTGATCCAGTCTCCCCAGCCATGGCCCGGAGCAGAGACCCTGAGAAAGGTGACCGTTCCAAAGAAGAGATGGCAGTGGCAGCAGATGCTATAACCTTGGTGGATGGTAAAG AGCCGGAGTCCATGGTGAACCTGGCATTTGTCAAGAATGACTCATATGAGAAGGGGCCAGATTCAGTGGTGGTGCACGTGTACGTGAAAGAAATCCGCAGGGACACTTCTCGAGTGCTTTTCCGCGAGCAAGACTTCACACTTATCTTCCAGaccag GGATGGAAACTTCTTGAGACTGCACCCGGGCTGTGGGCCCCATACCATCTTCCGTTGGCAGGTGAAGCTCAG GAACCTGATTGAGCCCGAGCAGTGCACCTTCTGCTTCACGGCCTCTCGAATTGACATCTGCCTTCGTAAGCGGCAAAGTCAGCGCTGGGGGGGCCTGGAGGCCCCAGCTGCACGAG GTGCAGTGGGTGGTGCAAAGGTTGCCGTGCCGACAGGTCCAACCCCTCTGGATTCAACCCCACCGGGAGGTGCCCCCCACCCTCTCACAGGCCAGGAAGAAGCTCGGGCTGTGGAGAAGGAAAAACCCAAGGCTCGATCTGAGGACACGGGGCTGGATGGTGTGGCGGCCCGCACCCCCATGGAGCATGTAGCCCCAAAGCCAGAGCCACATCTGGCCTCA CCCAAGCCCACATGTATGGTGCCTCCAATGCCCCACAGCCCTGTGAGTGGAGACagtgtggaggaagaggaggaggaagagaagaaggtgtGTCTGCCAGGCTTCACTGGCCTTGTCAATCTCGGCAACACCTGCTTCATGAACAGTGTCATTCAGTCTCTGTCTAACACTCGGGAGCTCCGGGACTTCTTCCATG ACCGCTCCTTTGAGGCCGAGATCAACTACAACAACCCACTGGGGACTGGTGGGCGTCTGGCCATTGGCTTTGCTGTGCTACTCCGGGCGCTGTGGAAGGGCACCCACCATGCCTTCCAGCCTTCCAAGTTGAAG GCCATTGTGGCGAGCAAGGCCAGCCAGTTCACAGGCTATGCGCAGCATGATGCCCAGGAGTTCATGGCTTTCTTGCTGGATGGGCTGCATGAAGACCTGAATCGCATTCAGAACAAGCCCTACACAGAGACCGTGGACTCGGATGGGCGGCCCGATGAG GTGGTGGCTGAAGAAGCATGGCAGCGGCATAAGATGAGGAATGACTCTTTCATCGTAGACCTGTTTCAGGGCCAGTATAAGTCGAAGCTGGTGTGCCCTGTGTGTGCCAAG GTCTCCATCACTTTCGACCCATTCCTCTACCTGCCGGTGCCCTTGCCACAGAAGCAGAAGGTTCTCCCCGTCTTCTATTTTGCCCGGGAGCCCCACAGCAAGCCCATCAAG TTTCTGGTGAGCATCAGCAAGGAGAATTCCAGCGCAAGTGAAGTGTTGGAGTCCCTCTCTCAGAGTGTGCACGTGAAGCCTGAGAACCTCCGTCTGGCTGAG GTGATTAAAAATCGCTTCCACCGTGTGTTCCTGCCCTCCCACTCATTGGACACTGTGTCCCCATCCGACACGCTCCTCTGCTTTGAGCTGCTATCCCCAGAGTTGGCTAAGGAGCGGGTGGTGGTGCTAGAGGTGCAGCAG CGCCCCCAGGTGCCCAGCGTCCCCATCTCCAAGTGTGCAGCCTGCCAGCGGAAGCAGCAGTCAGAGGATGAGAAGCTGAAGCGCTGTACCCGGTGCTACCGCGTGGGCTACTGCAACCA gctCTGCCAGAAAACCCACTGGCCTGACCACAAGGGTCTCTGCCGCCCTGAGAACATTGGCTACCCATTTCTGGTCAGTGTACCTGCCTCACGTCTCACTTATGCTCGTCTTGCTCAGCTGCTAGAGGGCTACGCCCG GTACTCTGTGAGTGTATTCCAGCCACCCTTCCAGCCTGGCCGCATGGCCTTGGAGTCCCAGGGCCCCAGCTGCACTACGTTGCTCTCCACTAGCTCCCTGGAGGCTGGGGACAGTGAGAGGGACTCGATTCAGCCGCCTGAGCTCCAGTTGGTGACCCCCGTGGCTGAGGGAGACGCAGGGGTCCCACGGGCATGGGCGGCCCCTGACCGGGGCCCTGTGGCCAGCACCAGTGGCGTTTCTTCTGAGATGCTGGCCGGTGGACCTGTTGAAGTTGGTTCCTTGCCTGCTGGTGAGAGGGTGTCTCGGCCCGAAG CTGCTGTGCCCGGATATCAGCACCCAAGTGAAGCCATGAATGCCCACACACCCCagttcttcatctataaaattgacGCATCTAACCGAGAACAGCGGCTAGAGGACAAAG GAGACACCCCCCTGGAGCTGGGTGAGGACTGCAGCCTGGCGCTAGTCTGGCGGAACAACGAGCGCCTGCAGGAGTTCGTGTTGGTAGCGTCCAAGGAGCTGGAGTGTGCTGAGGATCCAGGCTCTGCTGGGGAGGCTGCCCGCGCTGGCCACTTCACTCTGGACCAGTGCCTGAACCTCTTCACCCGGCCTGAGGTGCTGGCACCCGAGGAGGCTTG GTACTGCCCGCAGTGTAAACAACACCGAGAGGCCTCCAAGCAGCTGCTGCTGTGGCGCCTTCCTAACATACTCATTGTGCAGCTCAAGCGCTTCTCCTTTCGGAGTTTCATCTGGCGTGACAAGATCAATGACTTGGTGGAGTTCCCTGTTCG GAACCTGGACCTGAGCAAGTTCTGCATCGGTCAGAAGGAGGAACAGCTGCCTAGCTACGACCTGTACGCCGTCATCAACCACTACGGAGGCATGATCGGCGGCCACTACACCGCCTGTGCGCGCCTGCCCAATGACCGCAGCAGCCAGCGCAGCGACGTGG GCTGGCGCCTGTTTGACGACAGCACGGTGACAACAGTAGACGAGAGCCAGGTCGTGACGCGTTATGCCTATGTACTCTTCTACCGCCGGCGGAACTCTCCTGTGGAGAGGCCCCCCAGGGCAGGTCACTCTGAGCACCACCCAGACCTAGGCCCTGCAGCCGAGGCTGCTGCCAGCCAG GCTTCCCGGATTTGGCAGGAGCTGGAGGCCGAGGAGGAACCGGTACCCGAGGGGCCTGTGCCCCTGGGTCCCTGGGGGCCCCAAGACTGGGTGGGCCCCCCACCACGTGGCCCTACCACACCAGATGAGGGCTGCCTCCGGTACTTTGTTCTGGGCACCGTGGCAGCTTTGGTGGCCCTCGTGCTCAACGTGTTCTATCCTCTGGTATCCCAGAGTCGCTGGAGATGA
- the USP19 gene encoding ubiquitin carboxyl-terminal hydrolase 19 isoform X5 — translation MSGGASATGPRRGPPGLEEATSKKKQKDRANQESKDGDPRRGSASSREEQAKEELLLDWRQSADEVIVKLRVGAGPLRLEEVDAAFTDTDCVVRLPGGRQWGGVFYAEIESSCTKVQARKGGLLQLALPKKVPLLTWPSLLKPLGTQEAVPGLRCQENGQEPSPIALEPGPEPRRAKQEARNQKRAQGRGEVGAGAGPGAQAGPSAKRAVHLRRGPEGEGSRDGPGPRGDAPPFLAEAATQAEAEEQLRVPPLNPQTCLLGSEENLALLAGEKTVSARSDPVSPAMARSRDPEKGDRSKEEMAVAADAITLVDEPESMVNLAFVKNDSYEKGPDSVVVHVYVKEIRRDTSRVLFREQDFTLIFQTRDGNFLRLHPGCGPHTIFRWQVKLRNLIEPEQCTFCFTASRIDICLRKRQSQRWGGLEAPAARGAVGGAKVAVPTGPTPLDSTPPGGAPHPLTGQEEARAVEKEKPKARSEDTGLDGVAARTPMEHVAPKPEPHLASPKPTCMVPPMPHSPVSGDSVEEEEEEEKKVCLPGFTGLVNLGNTCFMNSVIQSLSNTRELRDFFHDRSFEAEINYNNPLGTGGRLAIGFAVLLRALWKGTHHAFQPSKLKAIVASKASQFTGYAQHDAQEFMAFLLDGLHEDLNRIQNKPYTETVDSDGRPDEVVAEEAWQRHKMRNDSFIVDLFQGQYKSKLVCPVCAKVSITFDPFLYLPVPLPQKQKVLPVFYFAREPHSKPIKFLVSISKENSSASEVLESLSQSVHVKPENLRLAEVIKNRFHRVFLPSHSLDTVSPSDTLLCFELLSPELAKERVVVLEVQQRPQVPSVPISKCAACQRKQQSEDEKLKRCTRCYRVGYCNQLCQKTHWPDHKGLCRPENIGYPFLVSVPASRLTYARLAQLLEGYARYSVSVFQPPFQPGRMALESQGPSCTTLLSTSSLEAGDSERDSIQPPELQLVTPVAEGDAGVPRAWAAPDRGPVASTSGVSSEMLAGGPVEVGSLPAGERVSRPEAAVPGYQHPSEAMNAHTPQFFIYKIDASNREQRLEDKGDTPLELGEDCSLALVWRNNERLQEFVLVASKELECAEDPGSAGEAARAGHFTLDQCLNLFTRPEVLAPEEAWYCPQCKQHREASKQLLLWRLPNILIVQLKRFSFRSFIWRDKINDLVEFPVRNLDLSKFCIGQKEEQLPSYDLYAVINHYGGMIGGHYTACARLPNDRSSQRSDVGWRLFDDSTVTTVDESQVVTRYAYVLFYRRRNSPVERPPRAGHSEHHPDLGPAAEAAASQASRIWQELEAEEEPVPEGPVPLGPWGPQDWVGPPPRGPTTPDEGCLRYFVLGTVAALVALVLNVFYPLVSQSRWR, via the exons ATGTCTGGCGGGGCCAGCGCCACGGGCCCAAGGAGAGGTCCCCCAGGATTGGAGGAGGCCACCAGTAAGAAGAAGCAGAAGGATCGAGCAAACCAGGAGAGCAAGGATGGAGATCCTAGAAGAG GGTCAGCGTCCTCTCGGGAGGAGCAGGCCAAAGAGG AGTTGTTGCTTGATTGGAGGCAGAGTGCAGATGAGGTGATTGTCAAGCTGCGTGTGGGAGCAGGTCCCCTGCGCCTAGAGGAAGTGGATGCTGCTTTCACGGACACAGACTGCGTGGTGCGGCTTCCAG GTGGTCGGCAGTGGGGTGGTGTTTTCTATGCCGAAATAGAAAGTTCTTGCACCAAAGTACAAGCCCGTAAAGGTGGCCTCCTGCAGCTGGCACTGCCCAAGAAGGTGCCTCTGCTCACGTGGCCCTCTCTTCTG AAACCTCTAGGAACCCAGGAGGCGGTGCCAGGGCTGCGGTgccaggagaatgggcaggagcCATCTCCCATTGCCCTGGAGCCAGGCCCTGAGCCCCGTCGGGCTAAACAGGAGGCCCGGAACCAGAAGCGGGCCCAGGGCCGTGGTGAGGTAGGCGCAGGGGCTGGCCCCGGGGCCCAGGCAGGGCCCAGCGCCAAGAGGGCTGTGCATCTCCGCAGAGGGCCAGAGGGGGAAGGGTCCAGAGATGGGCCTGGACCCCGGGGTGATGCCCCCCCCTTCTTGGCTGAGGCAGCCACCCAG GCTGAAGCTGAGGAACAGCTCCGGGTACCACCGCTGAACCCCCAGACCTGCCTCTTGGGCTCAGAGGAGAATCTAGCACTCTTGGCAGGAGAGAAGACCGTGTCCGCCAGGAGTGATCCAGTCTCCCCAGCCATGGCCCGGAGCAGAGACCCTGAGAAAGGTGACCGTTCCAAAGAAGAGATGGCAGTGGCAGCAGATGCTATAACCTTGGTGGATG AGCCGGAGTCCATGGTGAACCTGGCATTTGTCAAGAATGACTCATATGAGAAGGGGCCAGATTCAGTGGTGGTGCACGTGTACGTGAAAGAAATCCGCAGGGACACTTCTCGAGTGCTTTTCCGCGAGCAAGACTTCACACTTATCTTCCAGaccag GGATGGAAACTTCTTGAGACTGCACCCGGGCTGTGGGCCCCATACCATCTTCCGTTGGCAGGTGAAGCTCAG GAACCTGATTGAGCCCGAGCAGTGCACCTTCTGCTTCACGGCCTCTCGAATTGACATCTGCCTTCGTAAGCGGCAAAGTCAGCGCTGGGGGGGCCTGGAGGCCCCAGCTGCACGAG GTGCAGTGGGTGGTGCAAAGGTTGCCGTGCCGACAGGTCCAACCCCTCTGGATTCAACCCCACCGGGAGGTGCCCCCCACCCTCTCACAGGCCAGGAAGAAGCTCGGGCTGTGGAGAAGGAAAAACCCAAGGCTCGATCTGAGGACACGGGGCTGGATGGTGTGGCGGCCCGCACCCCCATGGAGCATGTAGCCCCAAAGCCAGAGCCACATCTGGCCTCA CCCAAGCCCACATGTATGGTGCCTCCAATGCCCCACAGCCCTGTGAGTGGAGACagtgtggaggaagaggaggaggaagagaagaaggtgtGTCTGCCAGGCTTCACTGGCCTTGTCAATCTCGGCAACACCTGCTTCATGAACAGTGTCATTCAGTCTCTGTCTAACACTCGGGAGCTCCGGGACTTCTTCCATG ACCGCTCCTTTGAGGCCGAGATCAACTACAACAACCCACTGGGGACTGGTGGGCGTCTGGCCATTGGCTTTGCTGTGCTACTCCGGGCGCTGTGGAAGGGCACCCACCATGCCTTCCAGCCTTCCAAGTTGAAG GCCATTGTGGCGAGCAAGGCCAGCCAGTTCACAGGCTATGCGCAGCATGATGCCCAGGAGTTCATGGCTTTCTTGCTGGATGGGCTGCATGAAGACCTGAATCGCATTCAGAACAAGCCCTACACAGAGACCGTGGACTCGGATGGGCGGCCCGATGAG GTGGTGGCTGAAGAAGCATGGCAGCGGCATAAGATGAGGAATGACTCTTTCATCGTAGACCTGTTTCAGGGCCAGTATAAGTCGAAGCTGGTGTGCCCTGTGTGTGCCAAG GTCTCCATCACTTTCGACCCATTCCTCTACCTGCCGGTGCCCTTGCCACAGAAGCAGAAGGTTCTCCCCGTCTTCTATTTTGCCCGGGAGCCCCACAGCAAGCCCATCAAG TTTCTGGTGAGCATCAGCAAGGAGAATTCCAGCGCAAGTGAAGTGTTGGAGTCCCTCTCTCAGAGTGTGCACGTGAAGCCTGAGAACCTCCGTCTGGCTGAG GTGATTAAAAATCGCTTCCACCGTGTGTTCCTGCCCTCCCACTCATTGGACACTGTGTCCCCATCCGACACGCTCCTCTGCTTTGAGCTGCTATCCCCAGAGTTGGCTAAGGAGCGGGTGGTGGTGCTAGAGGTGCAGCAG CGCCCCCAGGTGCCCAGCGTCCCCATCTCCAAGTGTGCAGCCTGCCAGCGGAAGCAGCAGTCAGAGGATGAGAAGCTGAAGCGCTGTACCCGGTGCTACCGCGTGGGCTACTGCAACCA gctCTGCCAGAAAACCCACTGGCCTGACCACAAGGGTCTCTGCCGCCCTGAGAACATTGGCTACCCATTTCTGGTCAGTGTACCTGCCTCACGTCTCACTTATGCTCGTCTTGCTCAGCTGCTAGAGGGCTACGCCCG GTACTCTGTGAGTGTATTCCAGCCACCCTTCCAGCCTGGCCGCATGGCCTTGGAGTCCCAGGGCCCCAGCTGCACTACGTTGCTCTCCACTAGCTCCCTGGAGGCTGGGGACAGTGAGAGGGACTCGATTCAGCCGCCTGAGCTCCAGTTGGTGACCCCCGTGGCTGAGGGAGACGCAGGGGTCCCACGGGCATGGGCGGCCCCTGACCGGGGCCCTGTGGCCAGCACCAGTGGCGTTTCTTCTGAGATGCTGGCCGGTGGACCTGTTGAAGTTGGTTCCTTGCCTGCTGGTGAGAGGGTGTCTCGGCCCGAAG CTGCTGTGCCCGGATATCAGCACCCAAGTGAAGCCATGAATGCCCACACACCCCagttcttcatctataaaattgacGCATCTAACCGAGAACAGCGGCTAGAGGACAAAG GAGACACCCCCCTGGAGCTGGGTGAGGACTGCAGCCTGGCGCTAGTCTGGCGGAACAACGAGCGCCTGCAGGAGTTCGTGTTGGTAGCGTCCAAGGAGCTGGAGTGTGCTGAGGATCCAGGCTCTGCTGGGGAGGCTGCCCGCGCTGGCCACTTCACTCTGGACCAGTGCCTGAACCTCTTCACCCGGCCTGAGGTGCTGGCACCCGAGGAGGCTTG GTACTGCCCGCAGTGTAAACAACACCGAGAGGCCTCCAAGCAGCTGCTGCTGTGGCGCCTTCCTAACATACTCATTGTGCAGCTCAAGCGCTTCTCCTTTCGGAGTTTCATCTGGCGTGACAAGATCAATGACTTGGTGGAGTTCCCTGTTCG GAACCTGGACCTGAGCAAGTTCTGCATCGGTCAGAAGGAGGAACAGCTGCCTAGCTACGACCTGTACGCCGTCATCAACCACTACGGAGGCATGATCGGCGGCCACTACACCGCCTGTGCGCGCCTGCCCAATGACCGCAGCAGCCAGCGCAGCGACGTGG GCTGGCGCCTGTTTGACGACAGCACGGTGACAACAGTAGACGAGAGCCAGGTCGTGACGCGTTATGCCTATGTACTCTTCTACCGCCGGCGGAACTCTCCTGTGGAGAGGCCCCCCAGGGCAGGTCACTCTGAGCACCACCCAGACCTAGGCCCTGCAGCCGAGGCTGCTGCCAGCCAG GCTTCCCGGATTTGGCAGGAGCTGGAGGCCGAGGAGGAACCGGTACCCGAGGGGCCTGTGCCCCTGGGTCCCTGGGGGCCCCAAGACTGGGTGGGCCCCCCACCACGTGGCCCTACCACACCAGATGAGGGCTGCCTCCGGTACTTTGTTCTGGGCACCGTGGCAGCTTTGGTGGCCCTCGTGCTCAACGTGTTCTATCCTCTGGTATCCCAGAGTCGCTGGAGATGA